In the genome of Streptomyces sp. Tu 3180, the window GCGTTGGCCACGAGCACCTCGACGGGGCCGTGCGCCTCCTCGATCTCCTTGTAGGCCTGCTCCACCTGCTCGGCGTCGGTGATGTCGCACTTGACGGCCAGGCAGCCCAGGTCCGTCAGGGCGGCCGGCGGCTCCCCCGAGCGATACGTGATGGCGACCTTGTCTCCGGCGTCGGCGAACGCGCGGGCGATGGCGAGGCCGATGCCCCGGTTGCCTCCGGTGACGAGAACCGAGCGGCTCAACGGATCACCCTTTCGATAGCGGTTTCGTTCTCCGCCCGGACGCCCGGTGACGGGCAACGACGGCAGGCGGCTTCCCCGAAAACCTATCGGTCCGGGTCCACGGGGGGACATTCGGGCACCGACAGTGGCCGACGGGCGGCTCTGTCGGGTCCCTACAGTTTCACGCCCGCCGTCACCCCCGGTTCCCGGGGCCCGGGGAGGCCGGGACGCCGGTGTGCGGATTTTCCGGGGAACGCCGGCTGTGCGGCATGATTCACTGCCCGTGACGGTCACCCCGGCACGCACCCCGAAGGGAAACCACACCGTGCCCCATGAAGTCGATCAGTCGTTCCTGGCACTGCCCCTGAGGGCCCTCGCCGACGCCGCGCTCGCCCGCGCGCGGGCGCTCGGGGCGGAGCACGCGGACTTCCGCCTGGAGCGGGTGCGCAACGCGTCCTGGCGGTTCCGGGACGCCAAGCCGGCCGGGTCGTCGGACACCACCGACCTCGGGTACGCGGTGCGGGTGGTGCACGGCGGGACGTGGGGGTTCGCCTCCGGGGTGGACCTGTCCCTCGACGCCGCCGCCAGGGTCGCCTCGCAGGCCGTGGCCATGGCGAAGCTGTCCGCGCAGGTGATCCGGGCCGCCGGGTCGGACGAACGCGTCGAGCTGGCCGACGAGCCGGTGCACGCCGAGAAGACCTGGGTGTCGTCGTACGAGATCGATCCGTTCACCGTGCCCGACGCGGAGAAGGCCGGGCTGCTGGCCGAGTGGAGCGCGCGGCTGCTGGCGGCGGGCGGGGTGGACCACGTCGACGCCTCGCTGCTCACCGTGCACGAGAACAAGTTCTACGCCGACACCGCCGGGACCGTGACCACGCAGCAGCGTGTGCGGCTGCACCCGGTGTTCACGGCCGTGTCGGTGGACGGGTCGAGCGGTGAGTTCGACTCCATGCGCACCCTCGCACCGCCCGTCGGCCGCGGCTGGGAGTACCTGCGGGGCACCGGCTGGGACTGGGACGACGAGCTGGAGCGGATCCCGGAACTGCTCGCCGAGAAGATGCGGGCGCCGAGCGTGGAGCCGGGGCTGTACGACCTCGTCGTCGACCCGTCCAACCTGTGGCTGACCATCCACGAGTCCATCGGGCACGCCACCGAACTGGACCGCGCGCTCGGCTACGAGGCGGCCTACGCCGGGACCTCGTTCGCCACCTTCGACCTGCTGGGGAAGCTCAGGTACGGCTCGGAGCTGATGAACGTCACCGGCGACCGCACCGCCGAGCACGGCCTGGCGACCGTCGGCTACGACGACGAGGGCGTCGAGGCGCAGTCCTGGGACCTGGTGAAGGACGGCACGCTGGTCGGCTACCAGCTGGACCGCCGGATCGCGAAGCTCACCGGGTTCGAGCGGTCCAACGGGTGCGCCTTCGCGGACTCCCCCGGCCATGTGCCGGTGCAGCGCATGGCCAACGTCTCGCTGCGGCCGGATCCGGCCGGGATGTCGACGGAGGACCTGATCGGGGGCGTGGACCGGGGCGTCTACGTCGTCGGGGACCGGTCCTGGAGCATCGACATGCAGAGGTACAACTTCCAGTTCACCGGGCAGCGCTTCTACCGGATCGAGAACGGGCGGCTCGCCGGGCAGCTGCGGGACGTCGCCTACCAGGCCACGACCACCGACTTCTGGGGTTCCATGGCGGCGGTCGGCGGTCCGCAGACGTACGTCCTGGGCGGTGCCTTCAACTGCGGCAAGGCCCAGCCGGGGCAGGTGGCGGCGGTCTCGCACGGTTGCCCGTCCGCCCTCTTCAAGGGAGTCAACATTCTGAACACCACGCAGGAGGCGGGTCGATGAGCGCGCGCACCACCAAGCCGCACGAGATCGTCGAGCGCGCCCTGGAGCTGTCCCGGGCCGACGGCTGTGTCGTGATCGCCGACGAGCACTCGACCGCCAATCTGCGCTGGGCGGGCAACGCGCTGACCACGAACGGCGTCACGCGCGGGCGCACGCTCACCGTCGTCGCCACGGTGGACGGCGCCGAGGGCACCGCCTCGGGGGTGGTGTCCCGGTCCGCGGTGACCGCCGACGAGCTGGAGCCGCTGGTGCGGGCCGCCGAGGCCGCCGCGCGGGGCGCGGGGCCGGCCGAGGACGCCCAGCCGCTGGTCACGGGGCCGGCCGAGTCGCCCGGGTTCACCGAGGCGCCCGCGGAGACCTCCTCCGCCGTGTTCGCCGACTTCGCGCCGGCGCTCGGCGAGGCGTTCGCACGCGCGCGTGCGGGCGGCCGGGAACTGTACGGCTTCGCCAACCACGAGATGGTGTCCAGCTACCTGGGGACGTCGACGGGGCTGCGGCTGCGGCACGACCAGCCGAACGGGACGCTGGAGCTGAACGCCAAGTCCCCGGACCGTACCCGCTCGGCGTGGGCGGGCCGGGCCACGCGGGACTTCAAGGACGTGGACCCGGCGGCGCTCGACGCCGAGCTGGCCGTACGGCTGGGCTGGGCGCGGCGGCGGCTGGAGCTGCCCGCGGGCCGGTACGAGACGCTGCTGCCGCCGACCGCCGTGGCGGACCTGCTGATCTACCAGCTGTGGTCGGCCTCGGGCCGGGACGCGGCCGAGGGCCGCACGGTGTTCTCCCGGCCGGGCGGCGGCACCCGGATCGGCGAGAAGCTGACCGAGCTGCCGCTGACCCTGCGCAGCGACCCGGACGAGCCGGGTCTGGAGTCGGCGCCCTTCGTGATCGCGCACTCCTCCGGCGGCGACCAGTCCGTGTTCGACAACGGGCTGCCGCTGACGGCCACGGAGTGGATCCGCGAGGGCGAGCTGGCGCACCTGACCACCAGCCGGCACAGCGCGGGCCTGACCGGGCTGCCCGTGGCACCGGGGATCGACAACCTGGTCCTGGACGGGGGCGAGGACCGCTCCCTGGAGGAGATGGTCGCGGCGACCGGGCGCGGGCTGCTGCTGACCTGCCTGTGGTACATCCGCGAGGTCGACCCGGCGACGCTGCTGCTGACCGGTCTCACCCGGGACGGCGTCTACCTCGTCGAGAACGGCGAGGTGACCGGGGAGGTCAACAACTTCCGGTTCAACGAGTCGCCGGTGGACCTGCTGGGCCGGGCCGCCGAGGCGGGGCGCACGGAGCGGACGCTGCCCCGGGAGTGGGGCGACTGGTTCACCCGGGCGGCGATGCCGGCGCTGCGCGTCCCCGATTTCAACATGAGCTCCGTCAGCCAGGGCGTATAACCTCGTAGGCGTTCACAGTCGGCCGTCACCCGAACGGCCGAAGACCATCGAGGAGACACGAGAACCGTGACGGACATCGTCGACGAGCTGAAGTGGCGCGGGCTGTTCGCCCAGTCCACCGACGAGGACGCTTTGCGCAAGGCGCTCGCGGACGGTCCCGTCACGTTCTATTGCGGCTTCGACCCGACCGCGCCGTCGCTGCACGTGGGGCACCTGGTGCAGGTGCTCACCCTGCGCCGGCTCCAGCAGGCCGGTCACCGGCCGCTGGCGCTGGTCGGCGGCGCCACGGGTCAGATCGGCGACCCCCGTCCGACGGCCGAGCGCACGCTGAACCCGCCGGAGACCGTCGCCGGCTGGGTCGAGCGGCTGCGCACCCAGATCGAGCCGTTCCTGTCCTTCGAGGGCGAGAACGCGGCCACGATGGTCAACAACCTCGACTGGACGCAGAACCTCTCCGCGATCGAGTTCCTGCGGGACATCGGCAAGCACTTCCGCGTCAACAAGATGCTGACGAAGGACTCCGTCGCCCGGCGCCTTGAGTCCTCCGAGGGCATCAGCTACACGGAGTTCAGCTACCAGCTGCTGCAGGCCATGGACTTCCTCCAGCTGTACCGGAGGTACGG includes:
- a CDS encoding metallopeptidase TldD-related protein, encoding MSARTTKPHEIVERALELSRADGCVVIADEHSTANLRWAGNALTTNGVTRGRTLTVVATVDGAEGTASGVVSRSAVTADELEPLVRAAEAAARGAGPAEDAQPLVTGPAESPGFTEAPAETSSAVFADFAPALGEAFARARAGGRELYGFANHEMVSSYLGTSTGLRLRHDQPNGTLELNAKSPDRTRSAWAGRATRDFKDVDPAALDAELAVRLGWARRRLELPAGRYETLLPPTAVADLLIYQLWSASGRDAAEGRTVFSRPGGGTRIGEKLTELPLTLRSDPDEPGLESAPFVIAHSSGGDQSVFDNGLPLTATEWIREGELAHLTTSRHSAGLTGLPVAPGIDNLVLDGGEDRSLEEMVAATGRGLLLTCLWYIREVDPATLLLTGLTRDGVYLVENGEVTGEVNNFRFNESPVDLLGRAAEAGRTERTLPREWGDWFTRAAMPALRVPDFNMSSVSQGV
- a CDS encoding TldD/PmbA family protein, with translation MPHEVDQSFLALPLRALADAALARARALGAEHADFRLERVRNASWRFRDAKPAGSSDTTDLGYAVRVVHGGTWGFASGVDLSLDAAARVASQAVAMAKLSAQVIRAAGSDERVELADEPVHAEKTWVSSYEIDPFTVPDAEKAGLLAEWSARLLAAGGVDHVDASLLTVHENKFYADTAGTVTTQQRVRLHPVFTAVSVDGSSGEFDSMRTLAPPVGRGWEYLRGTGWDWDDELERIPELLAEKMRAPSVEPGLYDLVVDPSNLWLTIHESIGHATELDRALGYEAAYAGTSFATFDLLGKLRYGSELMNVTGDRTAEHGLATVGYDDEGVEAQSWDLVKDGTLVGYQLDRRIAKLTGFERSNGCAFADSPGHVPVQRMANVSLRPDPAGMSTEDLIGGVDRGVYVVGDRSWSIDMQRYNFQFTGQRFYRIENGRLAGQLRDVAYQATTTDFWGSMAAVGGPQTYVLGGAFNCGKAQPGQVAAVSHGCPSALFKGVNILNTTQEAGR